A genomic segment from Flavobacterium inviolabile encodes:
- a CDS encoding O-acetyl-ADP-ribose deacetylase: MIELIKGDITKIEVDAIVNAANTSLLGGGGVDGAIHKAGGEAILEDCQKIRRKQGGCKVGEAVITTAGKLPAKFVIHTVGPAWNNGKSNEENLLSLAYFNSLKLALNNKVNSISFPNISTGIYKFPKEKAAKIAIQTVTSFLATTDKIEKVIFVCFDEENYKIYDELLKK, from the coding sequence ATGATTGAACTAATAAAAGGCGATATTACTAAAATAGAAGTTGATGCCATTGTAAACGCTGCAAATACATCTTTACTTGGCGGTGGTGGTGTAGATGGCGCAATTCATAAAGCTGGAGGTGAAGCTATACTTGAAGATTGTCAAAAAATCAGAAGAAAACAAGGCGGTTGCAAGGTAGGTGAGGCGGTTATTACTACTGCTGGAAAACTCCCCGCAAAATTTGTTATTCATACTGTCGGGCCTGCTTGGAATAATGGCAAAAGTAATGAGGAAAATTTATTGTCATTAGCATATTTCAATAGTCTTAAACTTGCATTAAACAATAAAGTAAACTCTATTTCATTTCCTAATATCAGCACAGGTATTTATAAGTTTCCTAAGGAAAAAGCGGCTAAAATTGCTATTCAAACTGTCACTAGTTTTTTAGCAACTACAGACAAAATAGAAAAAGTAATCTTTGTTTGTTTTGATGAAGAAAACTATAAAATTTATGATGAACTCCTAAAAAAATGA
- a CDS encoding CPCC family cysteine-rich protein produces MAINIFGKYKYPYCGFYTLNDKAHNTFQICPVCYREDDGVQFNNPYYERGANQVSLIQAKEIFKRFEAIENR; encoded by the coding sequence ATGGCCATTAATATTTTCGGAAAATATAAGTACCCATATTGCGGCTTTTATACTTTGAATGATAAAGCTCATAATACATTTCAAATTTGCCCAGTATGTTACCGGGAAGATGATGGAGTACAATTTAATAATCCTTATTATGAAAGAGGAGCAAATCAGGTTAGTCTAATACAAGCAAAGGAAATTTTTAAGCGTTTTGAAGCAATCGAGAATAGATAA
- a CDS encoding TreTu family toxin: MKQLYFLFSLLFITHLTHSQTAEVSAPFEPGSPTGNSLEVGVTKGELSVTLTGGSNYSIPISVPPGINNVAPEINLVYNSQSSNGLAGLGWNISGVSVITRVSSTMFHDGKIDAVDFDNLDRFALDGQRLVIKNGTSGGYGLSGSVYETENYSNIKITSYGVHPNGTNFGPEYFTVEYPDGSKAYYGSNVNSRTINDWAITYWENAQGVRINYSYTAANNNLSISSIKYGTTGNNPSINEIQFVYKNRLRPESAYINGYNFIKNVILSEVKVLGSSTGFRNYYLAHTTTDMGYERLSSITEKNGDNSKSYNPTVFNYEYTPTSIAYSSSNTNLTVSNIRIDNSAIVSGDYDGDGKLDFILYPNTGSGSKSSYYLFNNIKPSDVPNFPIQHNTGKFENIFPVNWLGGSATYGYKLMPNQGWAVTKLVNNSQYSFSIYAKGSTGIQPQYDRTVTFPTVQISTASYCGYDQYEQVMFPKKTFSGDFNGDGLTDVLVVDSGDISYREYRETPPYDECVGSTITLSSRKVYFIDLKRDNPNYFNLAGELSTYIGVNSKIDIADVNGDGKTDLLVFDQGALRVYSLNENNQIYQVFAYVDPYIRTNLPALLGDYNGDGKMDFIIPDAENSTLWHKYIATGASFVRTSQEFNGLIYSSSFLNLQIRHWIATDYDNDGKADLINISCSRYGDDTYGFVTVECYYNKNETFKRTSGNYSSTSSGNQAEIDKFAVPIFFTPLQSNKGFDIAFINNNKIHLFESQKNTNKEKLLKHITTGNGLIETISYKPLDDLSESDTEVINFYKPSTGVENYPNFDIKNSSTYHVVSKIEKRSQTSYAKQVFAYHGAVSNVEGLGFLGFRNILKTNWFNDDEPITSYVTKYDVQKRGTVLEEYSARHIVFDISLSPTDYIVKSTMSYDSQLLSNKVFKIKNTSSTSFNSLDSTSKEITTTYDSFNYPLTSVSKTKLGNAIKESESVTISYEAPLSSPYIIGLPKQKNVETTINPGQADQDVSSSEEQFFYNPNHLVSQIKKKAHNTEYIIESNEYDAYANIIQKKLTVPNLEPRITSFQYDSSGRFLTKKTNVDGSTNQYTYNSSTGLLTTETNPYGLVTTYNYDSWGKKIKMTDYLGKNITYQYNWIVNSPFYYYIFKVNEDNSLSISHFDDLDREILKGENNVNGSWSYIKTNYDIYDRPISVSEPYISISSGPSLYTTTKYDEYGRILKITEPTGKINSFSYSGLTTTISDGIKTTIKTRDAIDKLISSTDNGGTINYKYYAHGGIKEANYDGVKTFIEYDGWGRKTKLTDPSAGIHQYEYNLFGETTKEITPKGKSIYFRDNFGRIYKTEIETNDGTAPYYYYEYNADGSLANIATDDYIHDDYQSIEIYEYDNFKRQKKIIYGNSTSEFTKELTYDSFGRIEKEKQTAKSLTNNKTSTKTFRYTYKNGDRYQILDDASNQILWTTDSVNERGQLTQGTFGNGLTQSNTYNQYGFPSAFETKNQTGSLFNFTTNFDPIRGNLSNRSNSLFNTYEPFEYDNQDRLVKWNKEIVSIINTNFNAGTEEFGTQFGATTANQNGQLKVTATQAYAGVKKTLLTQAKIGDNLSVRVKVDKGTTNKVRVLIVEYNPANGAGNESFIGYAQNGIIEFEHTVSQYPYITLNIDKDGTSNDVGTATNFYVDDLWVGKMITETQQYDERGRITENNLGQYNYTNTNKAYQNTSIDLNPETDVYYKNREGLFNDGMEEQKGWSDLGLGWEIFTKPVYDDSKSKTGKYSLKLYNPTTSLKSVHTDKWISISNTATTQYTYSGWVYSDGPDAQIQFFMKKDGEPEYFTNVDNYFVGTKNQWVYVEKTFNVPAHITKLNIRLDNNGSGNVWFDDIRIKKTTNPATSLRELNIVYNMFKKPLKIEETGVDKVSFKYNPDQLRTTMHYGGLQNDMTQRQFRKDYSYDGSAEIITNNTSGESTFIFFVGGNAYDAPVVYKDNGTVQEYLYLHRDYQGSILAISNQTGNIVEKRLFDPWGNIVKVQDGQGNILAGLTVLDRGYTGHEHIQSIGIINMNGRLYDPKLHRFLSPDNYVPDAFDTQSYNRFGYAWNNPLKFSDPSGEIAPLIIVGAAIIGAYFGGVAANGSWNPVKWNWSSSDTWVGIIGGAAIGGVSAGVGAAVTATVAAKIGIGGFAGGFISGAIGGSVGGFISGFGTAMLPGGGGNPLSSGFKAAVFGGIFGGVINGVFSGASSATKGDGFWTGAHPKANAVSIQPKDVVSHQTLQPTMSELQVQEAPLALKTPATQEPLSFVRIATTDGKMMAVRSDLVVSKTGMTTVGRWMSKAEYDIMKNTGRMVEGAGGKTSVATGGFNSFTGAAKGSVYAEFQVPTNSLIQGGQSNWFSILGPNASKSQLFMLQKQGGQVLPQIQNLSSIIKVK, encoded by the coding sequence ATGAAGCAATTATACTTTTTATTTAGCTTATTATTCATAACCCATTTAACCCACTCACAAACTGCAGAAGTATCAGCTCCTTTCGAACCCGGTAGTCCAACCGGCAATTCCCTAGAGGTAGGAGTAACCAAAGGGGAACTATCTGTAACTCTTACAGGAGGCTCAAATTATTCAATTCCTATTTCGGTACCTCCAGGGATTAACAATGTCGCTCCAGAAATAAACCTAGTTTACAATAGTCAAAGTTCTAATGGTTTAGCCGGTTTAGGATGGAATATCTCCGGAGTTTCCGTTATAACAAGAGTATCTTCAACAATGTTTCATGATGGAAAAATTGATGCAGTAGATTTTGACAACTTAGATCGTTTTGCTCTAGACGGACAACGTCTGGTAATAAAAAATGGGACTTCAGGAGGATACGGCTTAAGTGGCTCTGTTTATGAAACAGAAAATTACTCTAATATAAAAATAACCTCATATGGAGTTCATCCGAATGGCACTAATTTTGGACCCGAGTATTTCACTGTTGAATATCCCGATGGCTCAAAAGCTTATTATGGAAGTAATGTAAATTCCCGAACAATAAACGACTGGGCCATAACTTATTGGGAAAACGCACAAGGTGTTCGTATCAATTACAGTTACACAGCCGCTAACAATAACTTAAGCATTAGCAGCATTAAATATGGAACTACAGGAAATAACCCGTCAATTAATGAAATTCAATTCGTTTACAAAAACAGGTTACGCCCCGAAAGCGCTTATATAAACGGATACAACTTCATCAAAAATGTAATTTTAAGTGAAGTTAAAGTTTTAGGTAGTTCTACCGGATTTAGGAATTATTATTTAGCACATACTACTACAGACATGGGCTATGAGAGATTAAGCAGTATTACCGAAAAAAATGGAGACAACTCTAAAAGTTATAATCCTACAGTATTCAATTATGAATACACCCCTACAAGTATTGCATATAGTTCGTCTAATACTAATTTAACTGTTAGTAATATACGAATAGACAATTCAGCAATAGTATCCGGCGATTATGATGGTGATGGAAAACTGGATTTCATTCTATATCCAAATACTGGCTCAGGAAGTAAATCCTCGTATTATCTTTTCAATAACATCAAGCCTTCAGATGTACCAAACTTTCCTATTCAACACAATACAGGAAAATTTGAAAATATATTTCCTGTTAATTGGTTAGGAGGTAGTGCTACATATGGATATAAATTAATGCCAAATCAAGGATGGGCTGTTACCAAATTAGTTAACAATTCACAATACTCCTTTTCAATTTACGCAAAAGGCTCTACCGGAATTCAACCTCAATATGACAGAACCGTAACTTTCCCAACAGTTCAAATTTCTACCGCTTCATATTGTGGTTACGACCAGTATGAACAAGTAATGTTCCCAAAAAAAACGTTTTCAGGCGATTTTAATGGTGACGGCTTAACAGATGTCTTAGTGGTGGACAGTGGAGATATTAGTTATCGTGAATACCGTGAAACTCCTCCTTATGATGAATGTGTAGGAAGCACAATAACACTATCTAGTAGAAAAGTATACTTTATTGACTTAAAAAGAGACAATCCCAATTACTTTAATCTGGCCGGTGAACTATCAACTTATATCGGAGTAAATTCAAAAATAGATATAGCCGATGTAAATGGTGATGGTAAAACTGATCTTTTAGTTTTTGATCAAGGAGCTCTTAGGGTGTATTCCCTAAACGAGAACAATCAAATATATCAGGTATTCGCATATGTCGATCCATATATTAGAACTAATCTTCCTGCTTTACTCGGTGATTATAACGGTGATGGAAAAATGGATTTTATTATTCCTGATGCCGAAAATTCTACACTCTGGCATAAATACATTGCAACCGGAGCTTCATTTGTAAGAACAAGCCAGGAATTCAATGGGTTAATTTATTCCAGTTCTTTTTTAAATCTTCAAATAAGACATTGGATAGCTACTGACTATGATAATGACGGAAAAGCAGATTTAATTAATATCTCCTGCTCAAGATACGGTGATGATACTTATGGATTTGTAACTGTTGAATGTTATTATAACAAAAATGAAACCTTTAAAAGAACATCCGGCAATTATTCTTCTACTTCTTCTGGCAATCAAGCAGAAATAGATAAGTTTGCTGTTCCTATCTTTTTTACGCCATTACAATCCAACAAAGGGTTTGATATTGCTTTTATCAATAATAATAAAATTCATTTATTTGAATCACAAAAAAACACCAATAAAGAAAAACTCTTAAAGCACATTACCACAGGCAATGGTCTTATTGAAACTATAAGTTATAAGCCCTTAGACGATTTATCCGAAAGCGATACAGAGGTTATTAACTTCTATAAGCCTTCAACAGGAGTAGAAAACTATCCAAACTTCGATATTAAAAACTCTTCTACTTATCATGTCGTTTCAAAAATCGAAAAAAGAAGTCAAACATCTTATGCCAAACAGGTATTTGCATACCATGGTGCTGTTTCAAATGTGGAAGGACTTGGCTTTTTAGGGTTCAGAAATATTCTAAAGACAAATTGGTTTAATGATGACGAGCCAATTACTTCCTATGTTACAAAATATGATGTTCAAAAAAGAGGTACTGTCTTAGAAGAATATTCAGCAAGACATATTGTTTTTGATATTAGTCTTAGCCCGACCGATTATATCGTCAAATCCACAATGAGTTATGATAGTCAGTTATTAAGCAATAAGGTATTTAAGATTAAAAATACTTCATCTACCAGCTTTAACAGCCTAGATAGCACATCAAAAGAAATAACAACTACTTATGATTCTTTCAACTATCCACTAACAAGCGTTTCTAAAACCAAATTAGGAAATGCTATCAAAGAATCTGAAAGTGTTACCATTTCATACGAAGCTCCTTTATCTTCTCCATACATTATTGGACTACCTAAACAAAAAAATGTGGAGACAACTATTAATCCCGGTCAAGCAGATCAGGATGTAAGTTCATCAGAGGAACAGTTCTTTTATAATCCGAACCATTTAGTTTCACAAATAAAAAAGAAAGCTCATAATACAGAATACATCATTGAAAGTAACGAATATGATGCCTATGCCAATATTATACAGAAAAAGTTAACGGTTCCAAACCTAGAACCTCGTATTACTAGTTTTCAATATGATTCTTCAGGTAGATTTTTAACAAAAAAAACCAATGTAGACGGATCGACCAATCAATACACATATAATAGCAGTACTGGTTTATTAACAACCGAAACGAATCCTTATGGATTGGTTACTACATATAATTATGATTCCTGGGGTAAAAAAATCAAGATGACTGATTATTTAGGAAAGAACATAACATATCAATATAATTGGATTGTAAACAGTCCTTTCTATTATTACATTTTCAAAGTTAACGAAGATAACAGTCTAAGTATCAGTCATTTTGATGATTTAGACAGAGAAATATTAAAAGGAGAAAATAATGTAAACGGGTCCTGGTCATATATAAAAACTAATTATGACATTTATGACAGGCCGATAAGCGTGAGTGAACCATATATTAGCATTAGTTCTGGACCTTCACTGTATACTACAACAAAATATGATGAGTACGGAAGAATCTTAAAAATCACGGAACCTACAGGTAAAATAAATTCTTTCTCATATTCTGGATTGACCACTACAATTAGTGATGGAATTAAAACAACCATAAAAACAAGAGATGCCATTGACAAGCTCATCTCGTCAACTGACAATGGAGGTACTATTAATTATAAATATTATGCCCATGGTGGTATCAAAGAAGCAAATTATGATGGTGTAAAAACTTTTATTGAATATGATGGATGGGGAAGAAAAACAAAACTAACAGACCCCTCTGCAGGCATACATCAATACGAATACAATTTATTCGGAGAAACCACTAAAGAAATCACACCAAAAGGAAAAAGCATCTATTTCCGGGATAATTTCGGCAGAATTTACAAAACAGAAATCGAGACTAATGACGGAACAGCCCCGTATTATTATTATGAATACAACGCAGATGGTAGCTTAGCAAATATTGCCACTGATGATTATATTCATGATGATTACCAAAGCATTGAGATTTATGAATACGACAACTTTAAAAGACAGAAAAAAATTATTTACGGTAATTCGACATCCGAATTTACAAAGGAATTAACATATGATAGTTTTGGTAGGATTGAAAAAGAAAAACAGACTGCTAAATCATTAACAAATAACAAAACCAGTACTAAAACATTTAGATACACTTATAAAAATGGTGATAGATATCAAATTTTAGACGATGCCTCTAACCAAATACTTTGGACAACGGATAGTGTTAATGAGCGCGGGCAATTAACCCAAGGTACTTTTGGCAATGGTTTAACACAGTCAAACACTTACAACCAATATGGTTTCCCTTCCGCTTTTGAAACGAAAAATCAAACAGGATCATTGTTTAATTTCACAACCAATTTCGATCCGATCAGAGGAAATCTGAGCAATCGTTCCAATAGTTTGTTCAACACTTACGAACCATTTGAGTACGACAACCAGGACCGATTGGTAAAATGGAACAAAGAAATTGTTTCCATTATCAATACCAATTTTAATGCCGGGACAGAAGAATTCGGTACACAGTTTGGTGCAACTACAGCAAACCAAAACGGCCAATTAAAAGTAACCGCTACACAAGCCTATGCCGGTGTTAAAAAAACACTTTTAACGCAGGCTAAAATAGGCGATAATTTATCCGTTAGGGTTAAAGTAGATAAAGGAACCACTAACAAAGTTCGTGTTTTAATCGTTGAATATAACCCTGCCAATGGAGCTGGTAACGAATCTTTTATTGGATATGCCCAAAATGGAATCATCGAATTTGAGCATACCGTTTCTCAATATCCATATATTACATTAAACATTGATAAAGATGGTACCAGTAACGATGTTGGCACGGCTACTAATTTCTATGTTGATGATTTATGGGTAGGTAAAATGATTACGGAAACACAACAATATGATGAACGTGGCCGTATCACAGAAAACAACTTAGGTCAATATAATTATACCAATACAAATAAAGCATATCAAAATACGTCCATTGATCTTAACCCTGAAACGGATGTCTATTACAAAAACAGGGAAGGCCTCTTTAATGATGGAATGGAAGAACAAAAAGGTTGGTCTGACTTAGGATTAGGCTGGGAAATATTTACCAAACCGGTATATGATGATTCCAAATCCAAAACCGGGAAATACTCTTTAAAACTGTACAACCCTACAACTTCCCTTAAATCGGTTCACACGGATAAGTGGATTTCTATAAGTAATACTGCCACTACTCAATATACTTATTCTGGCTGGGTATATAGTGATGGTCCGGATGCACAGATACAGTTCTTTATGAAAAAAGACGGTGAACCAGAATATTTCACTAATGTAGATAATTACTTTGTTGGCACTAAAAACCAATGGGTATATGTTGAAAAAACATTCAACGTACCGGCACATATCACAAAATTAAACATCCGATTGGACAATAATGGTTCCGGAAATGTTTGGTTTGACGATATCCGAATTAAAAAAACTACTAATCCGGCTACTTCACTAAGGGAATTAAACATTGTTTACAACATGTTTAAAAAACCTCTTAAAATTGAAGAAACCGGAGTCGATAAAGTTAGTTTTAAATACAATCCGGATCAACTTAGAACAACCATGCATTATGGAGGACTACAGAATGACATGACACAACGTCAATTCCGTAAAGACTATTCTTATGATGGTAGTGCTGAAATAATTACCAATAATACCTCAGGAGAATCTACCTTTATATTCTTTGTTGGTGGTAATGCCTATGATGCTCCGGTAGTGTATAAAGACAATGGAACCGTTCAGGAATATCTGTATTTACATCGTGATTACCAGGGAAGTATTTTAGCGATTTCTAACCAAACCGGCAATATCGTTGAAAAACGTCTTTTTGATCCTTGGGGAAATATTGTAAAAGTTCAGGATGGCCAAGGCAATATTTTAGCAGGATTAACCGTTCTAGACAGAGGATATACCGGGCATGAGCACATTCAGAGTATCGGAATCATTAATATGAATGGTCGTTTATACGATCCTAAATTACACCGATTCCTTTCTCCGGACAATTATGTCCCGGATGCATTTGATACACAAAGCTATAACAGGTTTGGGTATGCTTGGAATAATCCTCTGAAATTTAGCGATCCATCGGGAGAAATTGCGCCATTAATTATAGTCGGTGCTGCTATAATCGGTGCATATTTTGGAGGAGTTGCTGCTAACGGAAGCTGGAATCCAGTCAAATGGAACTGGTCCAGCAGCGACACCTGGGTAGGAATAATTGGGGGCGCAGCAATTGGAGGTGTATCGGCCGGAGTTGGCGCTGCTGTTACAGCAACCGTCGCCGCTAAGATTGGTATAGGCGGATTTGCAGGTGGATTTATCTCAGGTGCAATCGGAGGCTCTGTTGGAGGGTTTATATCTGGTTTTGGTACAGCTATGCTACCTGGAGGAGGCGGGAATCCTTTGAGTTCCGGTTTTAAAGCAGCAGTATTCGGAGGTATATTTGGAGGTGTCATTAACGGTGTCTTTAGTGGTGCCAGTTCCGCTACCAAAGGCGATGGCTTTTGGACCGGAGCCCATCCAAAAGCAAATGCGGTAAGCATTCAACCCAAAGACGTAGTCAGCCATCAAACGTTACAACCAACAATGTCCGAGTTACAAGTACAAGAAGCACCATTAGCTTTAAAAACACCAGCGACTCAAGAACCTTTGTCATTCGTAAGAATAGCAACTACGGACGGCAAAATGATGGCTGTGAGATCCGATCTGGTTGTAAGCAAAACGGGAATGACAACTGTAGGACGTTGGATGTCAAAAGCTGAATATGATATAATGAAGAATACAGGGCGAATGGTTGAAGGCGCTGGAGGCAAAACATCAGTAGCTACAGGAGGTTTTAATTCATTTACGGGTGCTGCAAAAGGCTCAGTATATGCAGAGTTTCAAGTTCCAACCAATAGTTTAATACAAGGAGGTCAATCTAATTGGTTTAGTATTCTTGGGCCTAACGCAAGTAAATCTCAATTATTTATGCTGCAAAAGCAAGGAGGACAAGTTCTTCCGCAAATACAAAATCTATCATCAATTATTAAAGTAAAGTAA